One stretch of Clavibacter californiensis DNA includes these proteins:
- a CDS encoding alpha/beta fold hydrolase, whose product MLTETDLRLPDGRTLHCYDTGSGDGADLVVVYHHGTPNVGPPPAPLVEAPEGRGIRWVSYDRPGYGGSTRHPGRTVADAASDDAAVADALGIDRFAVLGHSSGAVLALAAAAALPDRVLGALCGAALAPVEAEGLDWFAGMHAGGERELRAAVAGREALEEELAASTFDPAMFTDGDLRALETDWAWLNGVAAHGLDAGPGGMVDDDLALVADWGVDLAAVRTPVILLHGDADRIAPVAHARWLADRVPGAELVIRPGDGHIAVLHGAAEALGRLRERIHAAG is encoded by the coding sequence ATGCTCACCGAGACGGATCTGCGGCTCCCCGACGGCCGCACGCTGCACTGCTACGACACAGGATCCGGCGACGGCGCCGACCTCGTGGTCGTCTACCACCACGGCACCCCGAACGTCGGGCCGCCGCCCGCGCCGCTCGTCGAGGCGCCCGAGGGCCGCGGGATCCGGTGGGTGTCGTACGACCGGCCGGGGTACGGCGGGTCCACCCGGCACCCGGGCCGGACCGTCGCCGACGCGGCCTCCGACGACGCGGCCGTCGCCGACGCCCTCGGGATCGACCGGTTCGCCGTGCTCGGGCACTCGAGCGGCGCGGTGCTCGCCCTGGCCGCAGCGGCTGCCCTCCCGGACCGCGTGCTCGGCGCGCTGTGCGGGGCCGCCCTCGCGCCCGTCGAGGCGGAGGGACTCGACTGGTTCGCCGGGATGCACGCGGGCGGGGAACGCGAGCTGCGGGCCGCGGTGGCGGGGCGAGAGGCGCTCGAGGAGGAGCTGGCGGCGTCGACGTTCGACCCGGCGATGTTCACCGACGGCGACCTCCGCGCGCTGGAGACCGATTGGGCCTGGCTGAACGGGGTCGCGGCTCACGGGCTGGACGCCGGTCCCGGCGGCATGGTCGACGACGACCTGGCGCTCGTCGCCGACTGGGGCGTCGACCTGGCGGCGGTCCGCACCCCGGTGATCCTGCTGCACGGCGACGCCGACCGGATCGCACCGGTCGCCCACGCGCGCTGGCTCGCCGACCGCGTGCCGGGCGCCGAGCTCGTGATCCGCCCGGGCGACGGCCACATCGCGGTGCTGCACGGCGCCGCGGAGGCGCTCGGGCGGCTGCGCGAGCGGATCCACGCGGCCGGCTAG
- a CDS encoding DoxX family protein produces MAGLTRRSFPRTAARVVLGSFLAFAGVSHLTVAREEFRAQVPKSLPVPEDVTVIGSGVAEITLGSALLFARSRRGLAGWAAAAFFTAIFPGNIAQYVHRRDAFGLDTDAKRFRRLFFQPVLIGLALWSTGALTKR; encoded by the coding sequence ATGGCCGGCCTCACCCGCAGGTCCTTCCCGCGCACGGCCGCCCGCGTCGTGCTCGGCTCGTTCCTAGCGTTCGCCGGCGTCTCGCACCTCACGGTGGCGCGCGAGGAGTTCCGCGCGCAGGTCCCGAAGTCGCTGCCGGTGCCCGAGGACGTGACCGTCATCGGATCCGGCGTGGCTGAGATCACGCTCGGCTCGGCCCTGCTGTTCGCGCGCTCGCGCCGCGGCCTCGCGGGCTGGGCGGCCGCCGCGTTCTTCACGGCGATCTTCCCGGGCAACATCGCCCAGTACGTCCACAGGCGCGACGCGTTCGGCCTCGACACCGACGCCAAGCGCTTCCGCCGCCTGTTCTTCCAGCCGGTGCTCATCGGGCTCGCGCTCTGGTCGACGGGAGCGCTCACGAAGCGCTGA
- a CDS encoding SDR family oxidoreductase gives MSGARMHDQHDDHDLDARGEGAASPRTLWISGAGSGVGRATAVAAARDGWDLVLSGRRREALEETRALVDDLGSTAVVAPLDVTDDDALAAVVAGLDRLDGIVVAAGLNAPRRSWAEQETADFDRIVATNLTGPAHQVAAALPLLRVSGGTVVLVSSYAAWTHSPGAGVAYSASKTALGALVRDLNAQEAGSGIRATHLCPGTIDSEFLALRPTVPDAAERAAMLTPDDVARAAMFVLASPRHVRIDELVLSPMSQRGGF, from the coding sequence ATGTCCGGAGCACGGATGCACGACCAGCACGACGACCACGACCTCGATGCGCGTGGGGAGGGAGCGGCGAGTCCGCGGACGCTGTGGATCAGCGGTGCGGGGTCCGGCGTCGGCCGCGCGACCGCGGTGGCCGCGGCCCGCGACGGCTGGGACCTCGTGCTCTCGGGCCGCCGCCGGGAGGCGCTCGAGGAGACGCGCGCTCTCGTCGACGACCTCGGATCCACCGCCGTCGTCGCGCCGCTCGACGTGACCGACGACGACGCGCTCGCCGCTGTGGTCGCGGGCCTCGACCGGCTCGACGGGATCGTCGTGGCGGCCGGCCTCAACGCCCCGCGGCGCTCGTGGGCCGAGCAGGAGACCGCCGACTTCGACCGCATCGTCGCGACCAACCTCACCGGCCCGGCGCACCAGGTCGCCGCCGCCCTCCCGCTGCTGCGGGTGTCCGGCGGCACGGTCGTGCTCGTCTCCTCGTACGCCGCGTGGACCCACTCGCCGGGCGCGGGCGTCGCCTACAGCGCCTCGAAGACGGCGCTCGGGGCGCTCGTGCGCGACCTCAACGCGCAGGAGGCGGGCAGCGGGATCCGCGCCACGCACCTCTGCCCCGGCACCATCGACAGCGAGTTCCTCGCGCTCCGGCCCACCGTCCCCGACGCGGCCGAGCGCGCCGCGATGCTCACGCCCGACGACGTGGCCCGGGCCGCGATGTTCGTGCTGGCGTCGCCGCGGCACGTGCGGATCGACGAGCTCGTGCTCTCCCCGATGTCGCAGCGCGGCGGGTTCTAG
- a CDS encoding MFS transporter translates to MSDTTASARPAAGGTGASGTPGAGRPAAPVVSRRAWQTLIVLLAGMFIALLDTTIVNVALPTIRTSLEASESTLSWIISGYALAFGLALIPAGRLGDRYGHKWVFVTGIALFTLASLACGVAQDDLQLVISRVVQGLAGGLFVPAVTAFIQLLFPPQARGKAFAIMGAVIGVSSALGPIVGGLIIQAAGEESGWRLVFFVNLPVGVATVIAAIFLLPSRRVAEEVARDVRAQSGQRAGAQQGGSAPAKAAAPAASGVDLVGILLVSAGLVALLVPLIDGQDQGWPLWTYLSLAGGVVLLALFGAWEVMQTKRSKGVLVPPRLFTHPAFTGGVILAMVYFAAFTSIFFTVSILWQSGLGNSALESGLVSIPFAIGSIVGSSQSNRLTNRLGRTVLVIGTALVSVGLIWLWLVLLNTAAEDLTSWMLLVPLLLAGIGNGLFIAPNAQFIVATVDPSEAGAASGVIGTVQRVGSAVGIAVIGSVLFAGVAGAGIQGPQMVPQAFTDASASAMGVSAIFAVVAFALVFALPRRVSRGH, encoded by the coding sequence ATGTCCGACACCACCGCATCCGCCCGCCCGGCGGCCGGGGGCACCGGCGCGTCCGGGACGCCCGGCGCCGGCCGGCCCGCCGCCCCCGTCGTCTCCCGCCGCGCATGGCAGACGCTCATCGTGCTGCTCGCCGGCATGTTCATCGCGCTGCTCGACACGACCATCGTGAACGTGGCGCTGCCCACCATCCGCACGAGCCTCGAGGCCTCCGAGTCGACGCTGAGCTGGATCATCTCCGGCTACGCGCTCGCGTTCGGCCTCGCGCTCATCCCGGCCGGCCGCCTCGGCGACCGCTACGGGCACAAGTGGGTGTTCGTGACCGGCATCGCGCTCTTCACGCTCGCCAGCCTCGCGTGCGGTGTGGCTCAGGACGACCTCCAGCTCGTGATCTCGCGCGTGGTGCAGGGGCTCGCCGGCGGCCTGTTCGTGCCCGCGGTGACCGCATTCATCCAGCTGCTGTTCCCGCCGCAGGCGCGCGGCAAGGCGTTCGCCATCATGGGCGCCGTCATCGGCGTCTCCTCCGCGCTCGGCCCGATCGTGGGCGGCCTGATCATCCAGGCGGCGGGGGAGGAGTCGGGCTGGCGCCTGGTCTTCTTCGTGAACCTGCCCGTCGGCGTCGCCACCGTGATCGCCGCCATCTTCCTGCTCCCCAGCCGCCGCGTGGCGGAGGAGGTCGCGCGCGACGTGCGGGCCCAGTCCGGCCAGCGCGCGGGCGCCCAGCAGGGCGGATCCGCCCCCGCGAAGGCCGCGGCACCCGCGGCCTCGGGCGTCGACCTCGTCGGCATCCTGCTCGTGAGCGCCGGCCTCGTCGCGCTGCTCGTGCCGCTCATCGACGGCCAGGACCAGGGCTGGCCGCTCTGGACCTACCTCTCCCTCGCGGGAGGCGTCGTGCTCCTGGCGCTCTTCGGCGCGTGGGAGGTCATGCAGACGAAGCGCTCGAAGGGCGTCCTCGTGCCGCCGCGCCTGTTCACGCACCCGGCCTTCACCGGCGGCGTGATCCTCGCGATGGTCTACTTCGCGGCCTTCACGAGCATCTTCTTCACCGTCTCGATCCTGTGGCAGTCGGGCCTCGGCAACTCGGCGCTCGAGTCGGGCCTCGTCTCGATCCCGTTCGCGATCGGCAGCATCGTCGGCTCCTCGCAGAGCAACCGCCTCACGAACCGCCTCGGCCGCACCGTGCTCGTGATCGGCACCGCGCTCGTGAGCGTCGGCCTCATCTGGCTGTGGCTCGTGCTGCTGAACACCGCGGCCGAGGATCTGACCAGCTGGATGCTCCTCGTCCCGCTGCTGCTCGCGGGCATCGGCAACGGCCTGTTCATCGCCCCGAACGCGCAGTTCATCGTCGCGACGGTCGACCCCTCCGAGGCGGGCGCGGCATCCGGCGTGATCGGCACCGTGCAGCGCGTCGGCTCGGCGGTGGGCATCGCGGTGATCGGAAGCGTGCTGTTCGCGGGCGTCGCGGGCGCCGGGATCCAGGGCCCGCAGATGGTGCCGCAGGCGTTCACCGACGCGTCGGCCTCGGCCATGGGCGTCAGCGCGATCTTCGCGGTCGTCGCCTTCGCGCTCGTGTTCGCCCTGCCGCGGCGGGTGTCGCGCGGGCACTGA
- a CDS encoding VOC family protein, which translates to MSIFLTCPVADVERAAAFYVALGWTRIDAMSGPRNACFAIAPDQFVMLASREMYASVGGVEELVGGPDTPSKVNVSFDLDSRAAVDALVERARAAGGRIGDTDEHLAMYQRQFDDLDGYHYSPFWMDPGADADA; encoded by the coding sequence ATGAGCATCTTCCTCACCTGCCCTGTCGCGGACGTCGAGCGCGCGGCCGCCTTCTACGTCGCTCTCGGCTGGACCCGGATCGACGCCATGTCCGGTCCGCGCAATGCCTGCTTCGCGATCGCGCCCGACCAGTTCGTCATGCTCGCCAGCCGCGAGATGTACGCGAGCGTCGGCGGCGTCGAGGAGCTCGTCGGCGGCCCCGACACGCCCTCGAAGGTGAACGTCTCGTTCGACCTCGACAGCCGCGCGGCCGTGGACGCGCTCGTCGAGCGGGCCCGCGCGGCCGGCGGCCGCATCGGCGACACCGACGAGCACCTCGCGATGTACCAGCGCCAGTTCGACGACCTCGACGGGTACCACTACTCGCCGTTCTGGATGGACCCGGGCGCGGACGCGGACGCCTAG
- a CDS encoding sensor histidine kinase produces the protein MSAASAPDSVDRFWVRPRPDRAGLRFDAMLAAVMLVLTTFSVMQYYALGMFPSRPAMWIIAAWILLMTAPLAFRRLQPEAVTLVLGVTFVVGADQFVPEVLFSNIAMFIAMYSLGAWGRNRMRANITRGIIVVGMFAWLFSSLLQTSGFYSLAGSTFEKAPADAWIPAPVAAGLISIITNLLYFGGAWYFGDRAWASARDRCALETRTAELATERERVAEQAVTIERVRIARELHDVVAHHVSVMGVHAGAARRVLGRDADKAAASLGIVEDNARSAIEELHRMLVALRQEDDGTGSTGHDGAADDQTRTASTRGVDQLHELVAEACGAGLAVAYDVIGTPRPLTPTVDLIVYRVAQESLTNVRKHAGTGARVDLRLRYLDDRVEVEVSDGGPAGAAASAAAGPVRNGPGGLGQRGMRERVAAVGGSIEIGPKARGGYLVRASVPTGRAPVAPPAPMPVPVDASIPAPTPEETRA, from the coding sequence ATGAGCGCCGCATCCGCCCCCGACAGCGTCGACCGCTTCTGGGTGCGGCCCCGGCCCGACCGCGCGGGGCTGCGGTTCGACGCGATGCTCGCCGCGGTGATGCTGGTGCTCACCACCTTCAGCGTCATGCAGTACTACGCGCTCGGCATGTTCCCCTCGCGGCCGGCGATGTGGATCATCGCCGCCTGGATCCTGCTCATGACCGCCCCTCTGGCGTTCCGCCGCCTCCAGCCCGAGGCCGTGACCCTCGTGCTCGGCGTCACGTTCGTCGTCGGCGCGGACCAGTTCGTGCCGGAGGTGCTGTTCTCGAACATCGCCATGTTCATCGCCATGTACTCGCTCGGCGCCTGGGGCCGGAACCGGATGCGGGCGAACATCACGCGCGGCATCATCGTGGTGGGCATGTTCGCGTGGCTCTTCAGCTCGCTGCTGCAGACCTCGGGGTTCTACTCGCTCGCCGGGTCGACGTTCGAGAAGGCGCCCGCCGACGCCTGGATCCCCGCCCCCGTGGCCGCGGGCCTCATCTCCATCATCACGAACCTCCTCTACTTCGGCGGGGCCTGGTACTTCGGCGACCGCGCGTGGGCGTCGGCGCGCGACCGCTGCGCGCTCGAGACGCGCACGGCCGAGCTGGCGACCGAGCGCGAGCGGGTGGCGGAGCAGGCGGTCACGATCGAGCGGGTGCGCATCGCCCGGGAGCTGCACGACGTCGTCGCGCACCACGTCTCGGTGATGGGCGTGCACGCGGGTGCGGCCCGCCGGGTCCTCGGGCGCGACGCCGACAAGGCCGCGGCCTCGCTCGGCATCGTGGAGGACAACGCGCGCAGCGCCATCGAGGAGCTGCACCGCATGCTCGTCGCGCTGCGGCAGGAGGATGACGGCACGGGATCCACCGGGCACGACGGCGCCGCCGACGACCAGACCCGCACGGCGTCCACCCGCGGCGTCGACCAGCTGCACGAGCTCGTGGCGGAGGCGTGCGGTGCGGGCCTCGCGGTCGCGTACGACGTCATCGGCACCCCGCGGCCGCTCACGCCCACGGTCGACCTCATCGTCTACCGGGTCGCGCAGGAGTCGCTCACGAACGTGCGCAAGCACGCGGGCACGGGCGCCCGCGTCGACCTCCGGCTCCGCTACCTCGACGACCGCGTCGAGGTGGAGGTCAGCGACGGCGGACCCGCGGGAGCCGCGGCGTCGGCGGCCGCGGGCCCTGTGCGGAACGGGCCGGGGGGGCTCGGCCAGCGCGGCATGCGGGAGCGCGTGGCGGCGGTGGGCGGATCCATCGAGATCGGCCCGAAGGCGCGCGGCGGCTACCTCGTGCGCGCCTCGGTGCCCACGGGGCGGGCGCCGGTCGCGCCGCCGGCGCCGATGCCCGTCCCGGTCGACGCGTCGATCCCCGCCCCGACCCCCGAGGAGACCCGCGCATGA
- a CDS encoding response regulator, which translates to MSTEPTDPTGPAAPASVRVLLVDDQALVRAGIRVILESEDGIEVVGEAADGEEGVRLAAALSPDVICMDVQMPRVDGLEATRRIVADPEITASVLMLTTFDREDYLFTALDAGASGFVLKSASPESLVEAVHVIARGDALLSPDVTRRVIERFGRGSADAASTAPIPTIPTDPRVATLTDRELEVLRLLAEGLANAEIAERLYLGEATVKTHVSRLLLKLGVRDRVQAVVFAYERGIVVPGAS; encoded by the coding sequence ATGAGCACAGAGCCGACCGACCCGACCGGACCCGCCGCGCCCGCGTCCGTCCGCGTCCTCCTCGTCGACGACCAGGCGCTCGTGCGCGCCGGCATCCGCGTGATCCTCGAGAGCGAGGACGGCATCGAGGTGGTCGGCGAGGCCGCCGACGGCGAGGAGGGCGTGCGCCTCGCCGCCGCGCTCTCGCCCGACGTGATCTGCATGGACGTGCAGATGCCGCGCGTCGACGGCCTCGAGGCCACGCGCCGCATCGTCGCCGACCCGGAGATCACCGCGAGCGTCCTCATGCTCACCACGTTCGACCGCGAGGACTACCTCTTCACCGCGCTGGATGCGGGCGCGAGCGGGTTCGTGCTGAAGAGCGCGTCGCCGGAGTCGCTCGTGGAGGCCGTGCACGTGATCGCGCGCGGCGACGCCCTGCTCTCGCCCGACGTCACGCGCCGGGTCATCGAGCGCTTCGGCCGCGGATCCGCCGACGCCGCCTCCACCGCGCCGATCCCCACGATCCCGACCGACCCGCGCGTCGCCACCCTCACCGATCGCGAGCTCGAGGTGCTGCGCCTCCTCGCCGAGGGGCTCGCCAACGCCGAGATCGCCGAGCGCCTCTACCTCGGCGAGGCCACCGTGAAGACGCACGTGTCCCGCCTCCTGCTCAAGCTCGGCGTGCGGGACCGCGTGCAGGCCGTCGTGTTCGCGTACGAGCGCGGGATCGTGGTGCCGGGGGCGAGCTGA
- a CDS encoding MarR family winged helix-turn-helix transcriptional regulator, with product MTDREPCAPADETAPPARIADELVCFSLYTASRSTTQAYRALLAPWGLTYPQYLVLVLLWSGDDRTVTELGQQLDLDSGTLSPLLARMEEAGFIARRRISADQRVVTVSLAERGRTVRAELAHVPAAIIRGMGLDLDRARQLLATLHLLTAGMQDATAEALAHPATRPADASARTP from the coding sequence ATGACCGATCGCGAGCCCTGCGCCCCCGCCGATGAGACCGCGCCGCCCGCGCGCATCGCCGACGAGCTTGTGTGCTTCTCGCTCTACACGGCGTCGCGGTCGACCACGCAGGCGTACCGCGCGCTCCTCGCGCCGTGGGGCCTCACCTACCCGCAGTACCTCGTGCTGGTGCTGCTCTGGTCGGGCGACGACCGCACGGTCACCGAGCTCGGACAGCAGCTCGACCTCGACTCGGGCACGCTCTCGCCGCTGCTCGCGCGGATGGAGGAGGCCGGCTTCATCGCCCGCCGCCGGATCTCCGCGGACCAGCGCGTCGTCACGGTCTCGCTCGCCGAGCGCGGGCGCACCGTGCGGGCCGAGCTCGCGCACGTGCCCGCGGCGATCATCCGCGGCATGGGCCTCGACCTCGACCGCGCGCGCCAGCTGCTGGCCACCCTCCACCTGCTCACCGCGGGCATGCAGGACGCGACGGCCGAGGCGCTCGCGCACCCCGCGACGCGGCCCGCCGACGCGTCGGCCCGCACCCCCTGA
- a CDS encoding SDR family NAD(P)-dependent oxidoreductase, whose amino-acid sequence MLIDLNDRVVVVSGAAQGIGRAIAERFLAEGCRVFGLDLRFRDALPEGITAIVADVTDQASVQAAIAQVVEAAGRVDVLVNNAGINVEGSVETLEPARFQAAFDVNVGGVFLLSQAVIPAMKAAGGGRIINAASFAAVIPSVGAAAYGASKAAVVQFTRVLASELGPWGITVNAYAPGMIPTAMNGFAEMPEPAQDRLLDTLSIRRWERPDDVADLLVFLASDRAGYITGTLVDVSGGKLATQMPQRAYEGECAPERGPRDGAR is encoded by the coding sequence ATGCTCATCGATCTCAACGACAGGGTCGTCGTCGTCTCCGGTGCCGCCCAGGGCATCGGCCGCGCCATCGCCGAGCGCTTCCTGGCCGAGGGGTGCCGGGTCTTCGGGCTCGACCTCCGCTTCCGCGACGCGCTGCCGGAGGGGATCACCGCGATCGTCGCCGATGTCACCGACCAGGCCTCCGTGCAGGCGGCGATCGCGCAGGTGGTCGAGGCCGCCGGTCGCGTCGACGTGCTCGTGAACAACGCCGGGATCAACGTGGAGGGATCCGTCGAGACGCTCGAGCCCGCGCGCTTCCAGGCCGCGTTCGACGTGAACGTCGGCGGGGTGTTCCTGCTCTCGCAGGCCGTCATCCCGGCCATGAAGGCGGCGGGAGGCGGGCGCATCATCAACGCGGCGTCGTTCGCGGCCGTCATCCCGAGCGTCGGAGCGGCCGCGTACGGCGCGTCGAAGGCCGCGGTCGTGCAGTTCACGCGCGTGCTCGCGAGCGAGCTCGGGCCATGGGGCATCACCGTCAACGCGTACGCGCCCGGCATGATCCCCACCGCCATGAACGGCTTCGCCGAGATGCCGGAGCCCGCGCAGGACCGGCTGCTCGACACCCTCAGCATCCGCCGGTGGGAGCGGCCCGACGACGTCGCCGACCTCCTCGTGTTCCTCGCGAGCGACCGCGCCGGGTACATCACGGGCACGCTCGTCGATGTCAGCGGCGGCAAGCTCGCGACGCAGATGCCGCAGCGCGCGTACGAGGGCGAGTGCGCCCCGGAGCGCGGGCCGCGGGACGGCGCGCGATGA
- a CDS encoding MerR family transcriptional regulator, producing the protein MKGKSARRIDRITTTISTREEGGMLRIGDVAGRAGVSTRALRYYEEQGLLPAERTASGQRVYPEAAVERVQLIQRLYAAGLPSRTILQLLPSVDTGVAAPESLALLRSERDRITAAIAELERARAELERVIEVCLHPTPEHCPALREGGAAYAGARKESVAA; encoded by the coding sequence GTGAAGGGCAAGTCCGCCCGACGGATCGACAGGATCACCACCACCATCAGCACGAGGGAAGAGGGCGGCATGCTGCGGATCGGCGACGTGGCGGGACGCGCGGGCGTGAGCACGCGGGCGCTCCGGTACTACGAGGAGCAGGGCCTCCTGCCCGCCGAGCGCACCGCGAGCGGCCAGCGCGTCTACCCGGAGGCGGCGGTCGAGCGCGTGCAGCTCATCCAGCGGCTGTATGCGGCGGGGTTGCCGAGCCGCACGATCCTCCAGCTGCTGCCGAGCGTCGACACCGGCGTCGCGGCGCCCGAGTCGCTCGCGCTCCTGCGCTCCGAGCGCGACCGGATCACCGCGGCCATCGCCGAGCTCGAGCGCGCCCGCGCGGAGCTGGAGCGCGTGATCGAGGTCTGCCTGCACCCGACGCCGGAGCACTGCCCGGCGCTGCGCGAGGGCGGGGCGGCGTACGCGGGGGCGCGCAAGGAGAGCGTCGCGGCCTGA
- a CDS encoding SDR family oxidoreductase: MDIQDQVALVTGANRGIGRTFVEELLARGARKVYATARRPEAIDIPGVEVLRLDLADPASVTAAAEVASDVTLVVNNAGISTGAALITGDMAEIRREMDTHFYGTLGVIRALAPVLAANGGGAIVNILSALSWFSTPANGGYAAAKAAEWNMTNAVRLELAGQGTLVQGVHLGAADTDIMAGYDGPMIAPRDVARASLDSVAAGSVEVVVDDWSRMVKDSLSGDPAAFYERMRAILG, from the coding sequence ATGGACATCCAGGATCAGGTCGCCCTCGTCACCGGCGCCAACCGCGGCATCGGCCGCACCTTCGTCGAGGAGCTGCTCGCGCGCGGCGCCCGCAAGGTCTACGCGACCGCGCGCCGACCCGAGGCGATCGACATCCCCGGCGTCGAGGTGCTGCGCCTCGACCTCGCCGACCCCGCGTCGGTGACCGCCGCGGCCGAGGTTGCCTCCGACGTGACCCTCGTCGTCAACAACGCCGGCATCTCGACGGGCGCGGCGCTTATCACGGGCGACATGGCGGAGATCCGCCGCGAGATGGACACGCACTTCTACGGGACGCTCGGCGTGATCCGCGCCTTGGCGCCCGTGCTCGCGGCCAACGGCGGCGGCGCGATCGTCAACATCCTCTCGGCGCTGTCGTGGTTCTCGACCCCCGCCAACGGCGGCTACGCGGCGGCGAAGGCGGCCGAGTGGAACATGACGAACGCGGTGCGGCTGGAGCTCGCCGGGCAGGGCACGCTCGTGCAGGGCGTGCACCTCGGCGCGGCGGACACCGACATCATGGCCGGCTACGACGGGCCGATGATCGCCCCGCGCGACGTGGCCCGCGCGTCACTCGACAGCGTGGCCGCGGGATCCGTCGAGGTGGTCGTGGACGACTGGAGCCGCATGGTCAAGGACTCGCTGAGCGGTGACCCGGCAGCGTTCTACGAGAGGATGCGCGCGATCCTCGGCTGA
- a CDS encoding organic hydroperoxide resistance protein, producing MDALYTAEALATGAGRDGRVAVSDSDLALDLSIPKEMGGSGEGANPEQLFAAGYAACFHSALQGVARARKVKIADSSVGSRVSIGSNGQGGYQLAVHLEVVIPGVEHDLAQELADQAHQVCPYSNATRGNIEVTVTVSDD from the coding sequence ATGGACGCCCTCTACACCGCGGAGGCCCTCGCCACGGGAGCCGGCCGCGACGGCCGCGTCGCCGTCAGCGACAGCGACCTCGCGCTCGACCTTTCCATCCCCAAGGAGATGGGCGGATCCGGCGAGGGCGCGAACCCCGAGCAGCTCTTCGCCGCCGGCTACGCCGCGTGCTTCCACTCCGCGCTGCAGGGCGTCGCCCGCGCGCGCAAGGTGAAGATCGCCGACTCGAGCGTGGGCAGCCGCGTGAGCATCGGATCCAACGGCCAGGGCGGCTACCAGCTCGCCGTGCACCTCGAGGTCGTGATCCCCGGGGTCGAGCACGACCTCGCGCAGGAGCTCGCCGACCAGGCCCACCAGGTCTGCCCCTACTCGAACGCGACCCGCGGCAACATCGAGGTCACCGTCACGGTCTCGGACGACTGA